The following DNA comes from Chelmon rostratus isolate fCheRos1 chromosome 3, fCheRos1.pri, whole genome shotgun sequence.
AAAACCCAGTGAAAAACCTCAGGACCGCGAACATCACATAGGTTGTAGAAAAAGCACTCGCAAGAGCAAAAAGCATTCCTGACACATACGACACCAGCAGCATGATCCTTCGGCCAAACCTAaggagagtcagagagtcaccAAATATTAATCTGACTGAAACACTCTTTAATCAAAGTTAGCAGAGGAAAGTCAAACAAGCAAGCTGCAGTACCTGTCACTCAGGCTTCCAAAGGACATGGCTCCAAACATCACTCCAACAAAGAAGATGGTTGcagttgctttgtttttccctcttctaTCACACACCAGGTCCCACTtgtacaaagaaagaaagaaggaggacGCCTGTCTGTTTAGGACATGAGTCGCATTGATTTTTtacaaatgtaaagaaatgtgGATCACCTGTGAGGTTATTGTAGACTTGAAGGTGGTGTTGTCGTAGACCCATCCCGCCTGGCACGGCACCGTCAGAAGTTCAGCAGCGCTGGAAGAGTTGAGCAGCAGGTGATACTGAGGCTCTGCGAACATCTGACAGGAGTGTGGAGTCCCGTCCTCCTGGACTGGAATACTGACAGCAAGCCTCTCTGCCTGGGATAAATTCCTGAAAACACCTCTGTCATCCAGAGAGCTGACGTCACAGTGGTGAGAGGGCACCGCCGCGATGAAGTTGTTTAGCATGAAGTGGCAGGGCATTGCGATGCGCCCAATGAAGCTGATTACAATGATCATTATCTGAAATCTTCCAAATCCATTAATATCGGCGAGAATGTTCTCAAACTTCATTGTGGCCTCCCAATGAGTGAACCTAAAAATAATCCTCTCTCCTCACTCGCCGTTGCCTGGACACTAACAAGACAAGGACAGCAAAACTGACTCTGAGACCTGGACACAGCAACCTCTGGCATTTAATTGGCTGCTGGATAACATCTCAAATTGGTGAATATTTTACCAACTTAACCACTAAAAtaacgtttgtgtgtgtgagtgtgaagcaGCATAAATTTGTGGTTAAAGCAGAattctctgtgtttgaaatgagtcatcatttcattgcatttcatttaaagtctttttattgaaaaaaaagcagccatgaattaaatgttaaatgttaaatgcatatgatctgtttttaaatggtttGCTGTAAATACGTACTGATTTTACTGACGTGAGATAGACTTAGTAGTAGGTAGTTTTGGTATTCAAAATGCTACAATCAATGATATTCTGTTGAAGAAATTCTTCTTGTAGATTTGAGAGTGCTAATTCTCTGAAGAAttacaaacacagtgtgatgaatcagatctctttacttcatgcagcatggagagaaGACTAGTCCACAGCGTTCTCTACCCGACCTTCAGAGCATTCACCTTATATAATGATAGATCAAAGGAAGGAAAGTTGCTAGACTCATAGAATGCAAATGACAAGATTGACCAGTTCCTGGAAGGCTTCCTCGGTCAACCATGGCCCTAGTGTTGTTATAGATGTTATCTGTCAGATGGCCTTCAGTGACCTTCCCCTCACAATTAAACAGCTCTGGTAcaaagagtcataaaaagtgTCTTACAAAGGGTCAACCTTATCAACTATTCTGTAAAAAGATCATCAAAGAGTCTGCAAAGAATTAATCCCTCACAATTCCCCAACATCATATGAAGAAAACAATTCAGGAGTAGATGTCTCGTCAGATGTTCACACTGATCGTCTCCTGAAACACGAAAAGTTTGATCTTTAACACATCGTGTTCATGTCAGTTCAACACCGCAAAATTCAGCTCAGAATAAGGCCCAGTATCATCTGAATTCCATGTCTTCGATGGTTTCTGGTAGGCTGACATTACTTGTctctgaaagtaaacaaacTGAGAGTCCTGCAGCAAAAGCCAGCAGGGAGAAAACAAGGCTTGGTAGAGGGAGCCACACTTCTTCTAGAACCATGATCAGAGGGGACACTGACACACCTGTGAGGGCCATGAAGGAACTGTAACCCATTCCGCTTTGTCTGTGGAGCAAAGACACATGATCTGAAACTACAGAAAAAACCTTAGAGAAAAGCTGGGACAGATGTGTGATAATTTTTAATCCCACGCGAAGGCGTATCTTGTGGCCTTGTTTATGAGGGAAAGATGGAGTTCATTACATTCCAGTCGTTACCTGTTGTAATGACTTCGGATAGTGACTAAAAGAATGCGAAAATGAAATCACAAGATGTGCACCCTTAAAAAAGGGTCATGTGGAAAGAGTTTGTACAAGAACCACTGTCCTTTGGGCATCTGATCTCGATGCCTCCTGCACACCTCCCTGTGGAGGTACCCGGGATGTGCCCAGGTACGTGCCCGTGGAGGTACCTGGCATGTGCCCAGGTACGTGCCCGTGGAGGTACCCGGGATGTACCCAGGTACGTGCCCGTGGAGGTACCCGGGATGTGCCCAGGTACATGCACGTGACGGTACCCGGCATGTGCCCAGGTACGTGCCCATGAGGTACCTGGGATGTTCCCAGGTACGTGCCTGTGATGGTATCTGGCATGTGCCCAGGTACGTGCCCGTGGAGGTACCTGGGATGTGCCCAGGTACGTGCCTGTGGAGGTACCCGGGATGTACCCAGGTACGTGCCTGTGGAGGTACCTGGGCACATCCCACTGGGTGGAAATCCTGCTGCAGACTCATATCACATGATATATTCCAGCTGGCCTGGTGAAACCTGGGGATCCCTGTGGAGGAGGACATCTGGGCTACCTTTCTTAGTCTGTTGCTAGCATGACTTGAGGCAAAAAATGAATCAAGTGATAAGGACTACATGAGATATGTGACTGACCTCATGACTGTAGGATAAAGCTCTGCTGTGTACAGAGACACAATCACAAAAGACGCCTCCGAAAACATCTTTCCCAAAGTTCCAATGGCGGTTCGAATGAGCGTCATATCTGGAAGAAAAGCTCCAGCTTCTTATTCAGCACCAGCTTTTatatttcagtcacattttgatTGGATTCAGCATTGTTCCATTGACAGTAAGCTTTGTTACAGTCATATTTGAATTGTTTCATTACTGCAGCTGTTAAATTGAGATTACACCTCCATCTAATTTCCTTGAATGCTGCTTTATTGATATTATAAATTACTTCTGTTGATGAACTTATTatagtgtgtgagtgtaaacTGATCATTTACCTTGAGGAACAAGCATGTTGCAAATTATACAGAGTCCAGTCAGAACGATTGTTCCAGCCTGATTCAGCCTTCGGCCTATTTTGTTCAAAACGAAGAAGACGAAGTTTTTTGCTGGAATTTCGATTGTGCCGTAGATGAACTGTGTGAGATAAATGTTTACACCGAATCCAGCAACGTTTAAGCTGATTCCGTAATAGGTACAAGCCACCCCGAACCTACGgacagaaaacactgttcaTAGGGaattaaacagcagctgaacagaaaacacacacttcaacacaaCCAAGTCAATAATTTATCCACAGAATCAGTGCGCAACCCTGAGCCGTCAACCTCACTGTGAGGTCACCTGACTCACACTAGCCTGTCAGCTATTCTGTTTTATACAGAAATGGAATAAGAAATTAACAGCATTGACTCTCAAGCAGGTGCTTGTACAGTTTGTGGAGAATGTGATggtttgcaaaacactgaaactccatatttaattgaaaatagcacaaagacgaCATATGAATCTCCAACATCTCCAACAGCTGCTTCAGTATGATTGTTGGTACTTGAGACAGGCTGCAGAATGGCAGCAGCAGttcttctgctgtgtgctgccttCAGTCGACAACACATCTGCTGAGTCAGTTATTTCCTGTATCAGGACAGCTCATGGTCGTATTGTCATGCTGATAACACGACCATGTAGCAGCTGTGTTTAAAGTGTCAGCTGTTAATGTTTAGGTGCATGTAGAGCTAACTGCATGCATCCTGCAGGCTTTGTAAGTAGGAGTTTAATTTGGTTATACCACAAAACGCCAGTAAGCAGAGTGAGTCTCCTCATTGCGGGGGTCTTCACAAGGTCCAAATaggaatattttctgttttcattggctAATAGTTTTGCTTTGGACAGAACCTGAAGGATGAAAAGAAACCCGTTTGTCAGCCGATGGCTCTGAGTATCATTGACTGACTGAAAATCAGTAGTAGGTCTTCAATGTTTTGTACCTCAGGTTTCAGGTCAGCCATGAATTGCTCTCTGCGGTTGACCTTTGCACACTTGCTTAGGTACAAATGAGCATTGTTCACCTTTCCATTGTTTATCAGCCACCTGGCAGACTCAGGCACCCACCTGTGACAAAATGTGACAGGTGGGTCACAGAAAGTAGCTCGAAACAGCTGGAAGTTCAATTCTTGCCTTTTCCTCACCACCAAGACAGCATTGCGAGAAACAACGGGGCGGTTGCTGTGATCGTAAGGTACCGCCAGTCATTCACGAAATAGGCAGCGACAGGTAGCAGGAGAGTACAAACACTCCAGTCCATGCTGATGAAAATGCCCACTGCAGGTCGATGCTTGATGTCCACCCATTCAATA
Coding sequences within:
- the LOC121604146 gene encoding solute carrier family 22 member 7-like; amino-acid sequence: MVLCILLGNIHTFHTNIKNITGRPTVPCQNGWVYDNATFKSTLATDWDLVCDNRRVNRATATIFFVGVMLGAAVFGYLSDRYGRKSTLLVSYIFTTIFGFASAFSYHFAVFAVMRFLTGFAISGVNIIALVLGIEWVDIKHRPAVGIFISMDWSVCTLLLPVAAYFVNDWRYLTITATAPLFLAMLSWWWVPESARWLINNGKVNNAHLYLSKCAKVNRREQFMADLKPEVLSKAKLLANENRKYSYLDLVKTPAMRRLTLLTGVLWFGVACTYYGISLNVAGFGVNIYLTQFIYGTIEIPAKNFVFFVLNKIGRRLNQAGTIVLTGLCIICNMLVPQDMTLIRTAIGTLGKMFSEASFVIVSLYTAELYPTVMRQSGMGYSSFMALTGVSVSPLIMVLEEVWLPLPSLVFSLLAFAAGLSVCLLSETSNVSLPETIEDMEFR